GAAAAACACCCAAGATTCTGCCGAAAAAGAAAACTGCGAAATCAAAATCCGAAAAACAAAGCTGATTTTACAAACAAGTGAAAAAGAATGACGCGGGGGTTTCCGCATCATGTATTGATGATTAAGAAAAATTAATGTGAAATGTTAACGCTTTGCTTTTGCTTTTGCGCCCATCATGGATTTCTTCGAGCGGCGGATCCGGCGGCGGATACGCTGATCGGCGATCTTCGGACCGCGGCCACGTCCACGTCCCTGCTGGAGATTGTTTGCCATGCGGCTCTCAATCTTTGAGACGATGCTTGCTCTCTTGAATCTCTGATTCGGTCCGGGCTTTTTGACCTCTCCCTCTTTCTGCGGGACAA
The sequence above is a segment of the uncultured Methanocorpusculum sp. genome. Coding sequences within it:
- a CDS encoding DUF5350 domain-containing protein translates to MGKTGSINWHQVKGVNGQIRLVPQKEGEVKKPGPNQRFKRASIVSKIESRMANNLQQGRGRGRGPKIADQRIRRRIRRSKKSMMGAKAKAKR